A genomic window from Macaca mulatta isolate MMU2019108-1 chromosome 19, T2T-MMU8v2.0, whole genome shotgun sequence includes:
- the GADD45B gene encoding growth arrest and DNA damage-inducible protein GADD45 beta, with amino-acid sequence MTLEELVACDNAAQKMQTVTAAVEELLVAAQRQDRLTVGVYESAKLMNVDPDSVVLCLLAIDEEEEDDIALQIHFTLIQSFCCDNDINIMRVSGMQRLAQLLGEPAETQGTTEARDLHCLLVTNPHTDAWKSHGLVEVASYCEESRGNNQWVPYISLQER; translated from the exons ATGACGCTGGAAGAGCTCGTGGCGTGCGACAACGCGGCGCAGAA GATGCAGACGGTGACCGCCGCGGTGGAGGAGCTGTTGGTGGCCGCTCAGCGCCAGGATCGCCTCACAGTGGGGGTGTACGAGTCGGCCAAGTTGATGAATGT GGACCCAGACAGCGTGGTCCTCTGCCTCTTGGCCAttgacgaggaggaggaggatgacaTCGCCCTGCAAATCCACTTCACGCTCATCCAGTCCTTCTGCTGCGACAACGACATTAACATCATGCGGGTGTCGGGCATGCAGCGCCTGGCACAGCTCCTGGGAGAGCCGGCCGAGACCCAGGGCACCACTGAGGCCCGAGACCTGCATTGTCTCCTGGTCACG AACCCTCACACCGACGCCTGGAAGAGCCACGGCTTGGTGGAGGTAGCCAGCTACTGCGAAGAAAGCCGGGGCAACAACCAGTGGGTGCCCTACATCTCTCTTCAGGAACGCTGA